Proteins co-encoded in one Oncorhynchus kisutch isolate 150728-3 linkage group LG1, Okis_V2, whole genome shotgun sequence genomic window:
- the LOC109896782 gene encoding 5-hydroxytryptamine receptor 3A codes for MVHLDVYLYAILAVIEKSQTFVPFIWIQLTWNNEWIWWDPSQFCGISRVSVPKEMLWIPDLLIYEMIEKDDGPHSPYLYVSHDGIVLIEDEMKVVSTCKMDVHKFPFDTQRCNITFSSAIHIVTDIQLIPFSNSSRVTQASREVMQTQGEWEFLDMTVSRGKLILDREWDQISYTITMARRPLLHVINFLLPILFFLCLDLASFLISDQRGEKLGFKVTVLLAISVLLLILNDILPSMSNRTPLIATYCIVIFAFMLLSLLETILVTHLMERDSVHQETGIDRAPAYDCDNKPDHTPCHTCDSEEERRRGCCACICDVSGRKAPCEPLPVAEEVICSEQGESRLLLLILGDLRAVERTLALFASGRREGKPGYWTRVARRLNAAFFTIYLISVMLFISLMCKEWLN; via the exons ATGGTGCACCTGGATGTCTACCTATACGCTATCCTCGccgtg atTGAGAAGTCCCAGACCTTTGTTCCCTTCATCTGGATACAACTG accTGGAATAATGAGTGGATCTGGTGGGATCCTAGTCAGTTCTGTGGAATATCCAGGGTCTCCGTTCCCAAGGAGATGTTGTGGATACCAGACCTCTTAATCTATGAGAT GATAGAGAAGGATGATGGCCCTCACAGCCCATACCTGTATGTGTCCCATGATGGGATCGTCTTAATAGAGGACGAAATGAAGGTGGTCAGCACCTGTAAGATGGACGTCCACAAGTTCCCCTTTGACACACAGAGATGTAACATCACATTCAGCTCCGCCATACACATCG TGACAGATATACAGCTCATTCCTTTCTCTAACTCGTCCCGGGTCACCCAGGCTTCTCGTGAAGTCATGCAAACGCAGGGAGAGTGGGAGTTCCTGGACATGACTGTCTCCAGGGGAAAACTAATCTTAGATCGCGAATGGGACCAGATCTCATACACT ATCACCATGGCGAGGAGGCCCCTCCTCCACGTCATCAATTTCCTGCTTCCCATCCTGTTCTTTCTGTGTCTGGACCTGGCCTCCTTCCTGATCTCAGACCAGCGGGGGGAGAAACTAGGCTTTAAGGTCACCGTGCTGCTGGCCATCTCTGTTTTGCTGCTCATCCTCAATGACATACTGCCCTCCATGTCAAACAGGACCCCTCTCATAg CGACCTACTGTATAGTGATCTTTGCCTTCATGTTGCTAAGCCTGTTGGAGACCATCTTAGTGACTCACCTGATGGAGAGAGATTCCGTACACCAAGAGACAGGTATAGACCGCGCCCCCGCATATGACTGTGACAACAAACCAGACCACACCCCCTGTCACACCTGTGACTCAG aggaggagaggaggcgtgGTTGCTGTGCCTGTATCTGTGATGTGTCTGGAAGAAAAGCTCCATGTGAACCATTGCCTGTTGCAGAAGAG GTCATCTGTAGCGAGCAAGGAGAGTCTCGCCTGCTGCTGTTGATTCTGGGGGACCTACGGGCAGTTGAGCGGACATTAGCGTTGTTCGCCAGTGGCAGGAGGGAGGGGAAACCTGGCTATTGGACCAGAGTGGCACGGCGCCTCAACGCCGCCTTCTTCACCATCTACCTCATCTCTGTCATGCTCTTCATTAGCCTTATGTGTAAGGAGTGGTTAAATTAG